One Exiguobacterium sp. BMC-KP genomic window, GGTAATGATAAACATCGGCGTCATGAATGTTTTCGCATAAGCGCCGAAGCCGCGCATCTTCACACCGTAGTAATGGCTCATGACCACTACGAGAGATGAAAGTGCTAGTGTCACGTAAGGATCTGCAGTTGGTGAGTTGAACCAAATGTAGTGTCCCGTCACGACGTTGAATGGGAGACCCATGATGTTGGACACAAGGATGAACAGGAATAATGTCATTCCGAACGTAAGGAAGCGACCCCCTGTTTTCCAGTCCATCGTGCTGCTGATGATACCGCGAACGAATTCGAGGAACATCTCCATCACGTTTTGAGCACCGGTTGGCTTCATCACAAGACGTCGCGTACCGGCCACGGCAATCAAGAAGACGAGAGCAGCAGCAATCAATACTGTGATCAAGTTCGTCCAGCTACCGTACAGAACGAAGTCACCCCAGAGTGGGATTTCGTAAAGTGGCATTTCGTGGTTCATTTGACTATTCACCTCTTTTCCCGCTTGAGTTCGTGAGTCAAGAACTCACAAAATTGTATGACGTGGCCGGCGAGAAGGCCTATTACCACCGCAGTTAATGACAATTCAGTTTGATATTTCAAACCGATCATCACACAGAGTACCGCGACCGCCATGCGTGAAACGGTCCCTCGAGACATTGGCTTACGCCCCGTCTCAATTACACGATACATACGATCGACGCTTAATCGTTGAAGCGTCAAAATCAGAAAGCTGCCAGTTCCACCAAGTGCTAGTCCATAGATGACTGGATCACTCGGGCGTCCGATGAGCAGCAGGACAGCCAGGATTCCGTAAAAGAGTCCAAACCATCGTAAGTACGCACGATACAACGCATCTTGAAGGATGATGTTCATGTCTTCTCCCCTAACAAGTGCCTGATCATGGCGATCATGCAAAGAATGCCGATGAAAATCCCGATGAACACGGCGAATGTCGCACCCATTTTTTCCCACCATTGTTGTTGTTCCCCATAGTTCCCAACCAAAAAGCCAATGACGATCGGTGCAGCCAGTGCCGTCGAAATTTGCGAGGCCATGACCATACTCTTCGCGAGCCCACTTTGGCGCACTAGAGACGACCCCCTTTTTTCCCAATTGCGAGTTCTTTTTCTTTCCCACAATTTGCGGATTTTCATACTAGTCAAGAATACAATGAAGCAGCTTTCATAGTCAAATGAATTCACAATAAAAACAGAGC contains:
- the atpB gene encoding F0F1 ATP synthase subunit A; this encodes MNHEMPLYEIPLWGDFVLYGSWTNLITVLIAAALVFLIAVAGTRRLVMKPTGAQNVMEMFLEFVRGIISSTMDWKTGGRFLTFGMTLFLFILVSNIMGLPFNVVTGHYIWFNSPTADPYVTLALSSLVVVMSHYYGVKMRGFGAYAKTFMTPMFIITIIEEFANTLTLGLRLYGNIFAGEIMIGIILSIGIVSGTNDFQFAGPLGAIISGIPMLIWQGFSLFIGGIQAYIFLILTMVYIGHKAAHDH
- a CDS encoding ATP synthase subunit I, translated to MNIILQDALYRAYLRWFGLFYGILAVLLLIGRPSDPVIYGLALGGTGSFLILTLQRLSVDRMYRVIETGRKPMSRGTVSRMAVAVLCVMIGLKYQTELSLTAVVIGLLAGHVIQFCEFLTHELKREKR
- a CDS encoding AtpZ/AtpI family protein codes for the protein MRQSGLAKSMVMASQISTALAAPIVIGFLVGNYGEQQQWWEKMGATFAVFIGIFIGILCMIAMIRHLLGEKT